From Candidatus Sphingomonas colombiensis, one genomic window encodes:
- a CDS encoding nucleoside-diphosphate sugar epimerase/dehydratase: MRLIADSLLALPRPLKRLIAVGVDVALCALAVWIAYCLRLSEWAPMSGHPLVAISLSAMLAIPVFSAFGLYRIVFRHAGADTLGACASACAVYGLGYSAFITAYGFKDVPRTVGLIQPVLLFLAVSFSRVVASMMLGDRYRRISSAEPRKRALIYGAGSAGRQLANVMANSREMEIVGFLDDDRSLHGSRISRLRIYDPGGMHKHIDDLEIAEVLLAIPSAGRARRSQIVDELKTIGVGVRTLPGLLDLAHGTVHANDLREVTITDLLQRDPVSYESKLLAEYIKDHVILVTGAGGSIGSELCRQIIGMNPRRLLLVDSSEFALYSIHHELAPLGGDRLVPLLASVIDVQRMESILRTWRPQMIFHAAAFKHVPLVEHNPLEGLRNNVLGTATVGRLAARYAVPDFVLVSTDKAVRPTNVMGASKRLAELVLQGLSATVDPQQTCFSIVRFGNVLGSSGSVVPLFTRQIQSGGPITITHPDITRYFMTIPEAVNLVLHAGAMATGGEVFVLDMGEPVRIYDMALKMIHLSGLMPRDEMHPDGDIEIRITGLRPGEKLYEELLIGDNPKSTAHPRIMKATEHSLPWDLLDHELGHLSGMIEAGDVVGARALLSKLVIEFMPSSDIVDWVELASRQPERVAIAVPNARKLRSVRGTHARALAHDSGAR, translated from the coding sequence ATGCGGTTAATTGCCGACTCTCTTCTGGCGCTACCTCGGCCTTTGAAGCGGCTGATCGCGGTTGGCGTAGATGTCGCACTATGCGCGCTTGCGGTCTGGATTGCCTATTGTCTAAGGCTTAGTGAATGGGCGCCGATGAGCGGCCACCCACTGGTTGCGATCTCCCTGTCCGCGATGCTTGCAATCCCGGTGTTTTCGGCATTCGGCTTGTATCGCATCGTTTTCCGCCATGCGGGCGCCGACACTTTGGGTGCATGCGCCTCAGCCTGCGCGGTCTATGGTCTCGGCTATTCGGCCTTCATCACGGCCTATGGTTTCAAAGATGTGCCGCGCACCGTTGGGCTAATCCAGCCGGTATTACTGTTCCTCGCCGTATCCTTCTCCCGCGTCGTAGCGAGCATGATGCTTGGGGATCGGTACCGCCGCATCAGCAGTGCTGAACCGCGTAAGCGTGCGCTGATCTATGGTGCCGGGTCAGCTGGAAGGCAACTTGCTAACGTCATGGCGAATAGCCGTGAAATGGAGATCGTCGGCTTCCTAGATGACGATCGTTCGCTGCATGGTAGTCGCATCTCCCGTTTGCGCATCTATGACCCGGGCGGGATGCACAAGCATATCGACGATCTGGAAATCGCCGAAGTGCTGCTGGCGATTCCCTCCGCTGGGCGCGCGCGCCGTAGCCAGATTGTCGACGAGCTCAAGACGATTGGCGTCGGGGTGCGCACGCTGCCTGGTTTGCTCGATCTCGCCCATGGCACTGTGCACGCCAATGATTTGCGCGAGGTAACCATCACCGATCTGCTGCAGCGCGATCCTGTATCGTATGAAAGCAAGCTGTTGGCGGAATATATAAAGGATCACGTAATCCTGGTGACGGGCGCCGGCGGATCGATTGGCAGTGAGCTCTGTCGTCAGATCATTGGCATGAATCCGCGGCGGCTATTGTTGGTCGATTCCAGTGAATTCGCACTTTATTCGATCCACCATGAGCTCGCTCCGCTAGGTGGGGACAGGTTGGTTCCGCTGCTTGCCTCCGTGATTGATGTGCAGCGGATGGAATCGATCCTGCGGACGTGGCGGCCGCAGATGATCTTTCATGCGGCCGCATTCAAGCACGTCCCGCTTGTCGAGCATAATCCCCTCGAGGGGTTGAGGAACAATGTTCTTGGCACCGCGACCGTGGGGCGGCTCGCGGCACGCTACGCGGTCCCAGATTTCGTGTTGGTGAGTACCGACAAGGCAGTCCGGCCGACCAACGTCATGGGAGCCTCGAAGCGCCTTGCCGAGCTCGTCCTCCAAGGGCTGAGCGCAACCGTGGATCCGCAGCAGACGTGTTTTTCGATAGTCCGTTTCGGCAATGTGTTAGGGTCGAGCGGATCGGTGGTGCCCTTGTTCACTCGCCAGATTCAATCGGGCGGGCCCATCACAATAACGCATCCCGACATTACCCGCTATTTCATGACAATACCCGAGGCGGTCAATCTGGTGCTTCATGCTGGGGCCATGGCCACGGGAGGCGAGGTGTTCGTTCTCGATATGGGAGAGCCTGTCCGCATTTATGATATGGCGCTCAAGATGATCCATCTGTCGGGTCTCATGCCGCGCGACGAAATGCATCCCGATGGCGATATCGAAATCCGGATCACCGGCCTGCGGCCCGGCGAGAAGCTGTACGAAGAACTGTTGATCGGTGATAATCCCAAATCCACCGCGCACCCGCGCATCATGAAGGCGACGGAGCACAGTCTACCATGGGATTTGCTGGATCACGAACTCGGACATTTGAGCGGAATGATCGAAGCGGGCGATGTGGTGGGGGCACGTGCCTTGCTGTCGAAATTGGTGATTGAGTTCATGCCTAGCAGTGACATTGTCGATTGGGTCGAGCTGGCTTCCCGGCAGCCTGAACGGGTTGCGATCGCCGTCCCAAACGCTCGGAAGCTGAGGTCGGTGCGGGGCACGCATGCCCGCGCCCTGGCACATGACAGCGGAGCGCGTTGA
- a CDS encoding glycosyl hydrolase family 28-related protein: MFSNGILRSLIVRKFDPFRRRFKKPRTEPHEAPEPGRRKLLGAALAANGAIWLSRESVAASQTDAPTLAATERIDIRRFGAKGDRQTDDIEPIRKAIARAQQTDQYPRSVFIPAGNFRRSDSIALPNHLCLTGEGGSSVLNSQNDSAFNKPILVNQARTGLIAARIQDLALFGGSHGIRLDAEEENADLRLQNVSMLMQGVANIEANKLLQTVKISNCIFGSAPWGIRVAGTGTNCFYADGSEWIDHSEGSIFLRGADGVTIVGSRFEGSGRRGRYCIDIENGSNILFLGCFFENVHEFLARFRRIDGPVVFQSCHFSGTSLGGGALRAFRWDMGDTMTVFRDCVSLHPMPVGGHVMLEGNNRGIFAGEVLVQGAAQSGRLMAQPRTLRPDQPALVIETSADPSWRLHANLTLLPDTDRTSDPISVTLTADVNSPSVTRAAPPYTARLERMEPRRWAIFITAASAQRTVRLGYTFAWDFAATAMPPAVRVPLT; the protein is encoded by the coding sequence ATGTTCTCCAACGGGATACTAAGAAGCCTGATCGTCCGCAAATTCGACCCTTTTCGTCGCAGGTTCAAGAAACCTCGAACCGAGCCGCACGAAGCGCCGGAGCCTGGGCGCCGCAAGCTTCTGGGCGCGGCACTGGCAGCAAACGGCGCAATCTGGCTTTCGCGCGAAAGCGTCGCGGCAAGCCAGACTGACGCGCCGACGCTTGCGGCGACAGAGCGCATCGACATCCGCCGCTTCGGGGCAAAGGGAGACCGCCAGACCGATGATATAGAGCCGATCCGCAAAGCGATCGCCCGCGCACAACAAACGGACCAATACCCCCGGAGCGTGTTCATTCCTGCCGGCAATTTCCGCCGAAGCGACAGCATTGCGCTGCCTAACCATCTCTGCCTGACGGGTGAGGGCGGCAGCTCGGTCTTGAACAGCCAGAATGATAGCGCGTTCAACAAACCGATCTTGGTGAATCAAGCGCGCACCGGCCTTATTGCCGCACGGATTCAGGATTTGGCGCTCTTTGGCGGGTCACACGGTATCAGGCTCGATGCAGAGGAGGAGAACGCCGACCTTCGCCTTCAAAATGTGAGCATGCTGATGCAAGGTGTGGCCAATATTGAGGCAAACAAACTTCTACAGACCGTCAAGATCTCCAACTGCATTTTCGGCAGCGCTCCATGGGGTATCCGCGTCGCAGGGACCGGAACCAACTGCTTCTACGCGGACGGATCTGAGTGGATCGATCATTCCGAGGGATCGATCTTCCTGCGAGGCGCAGACGGGGTCACCATTGTCGGTAGCCGTTTTGAGGGCAGCGGCCGCCGGGGCCGCTACTGCATCGATATCGAGAATGGGAGCAACATCCTCTTCCTTGGCTGCTTTTTCGAGAATGTTCACGAGTTTCTCGCCCGCTTTCGGCGCATCGATGGCCCCGTCGTATTTCAGTCCTGCCATTTCTCCGGCACGAGCCTAGGCGGAGGTGCGCTCCGTGCATTCCGCTGGGATATGGGTGACACAATGACCGTGTTCCGCGACTGTGTGAGCCTTCACCCCATGCCCGTCGGGGGACATGTCATGCTCGAGGGGAATAACCGCGGCATTTTCGCCGGGGAGGTGCTGGTTCAGGGCGCTGCTCAGTCAGGGCGTCTCATGGCCCAGCCACGTACGCTCCGCCCAGACCAGCCCGCCCTTGTTATCGAGACCTCTGCCGATCCGTCCTGGCGACTGCACGCGAACCTGACTCTGCTTCCTGATACAGACCGAACCAGCGATCCCATTTCCGTCACCCTGACAGCAGATGTTAATTCCCCCAGTGTAACACGGGCTGCCCCTCCCTACACCGCTCGGCTTGAGCGCATGGAGCCTCGGCGGTGGGCTATCTTTATCACTGCTGCCAGCGCGCAGCGCACGGTGCGGCTTGGGTACACCTTTGCCTGGGATTTCGCCGCTACGGCAATGCCGCCGGCAGTTCGCGTACCATTGACGTAA